The sequence below is a genomic window from Clostridium putrefaciens.
ATAATTATAATAAGTGCCATCAAAATATACATCACTATCTATATGTCCTTCGCCTAAGTACCATGAAATTTTCCCAGTTGCAGAATAATATTTTTATACCTTTTTTATTTCATCATCAAACCTATTCTCAAGCTTTGCAATTCGACGTTTGTTTAGAATGTTTAAACAAAAATAAAGAACAAATGATACCAGAGTGGAAATAACAAAAGCACTAACTAAGGTGATAATAATCCCATCGCTATTTCCTAACTCCTTAAAATGCAAAAATGCCGTTACCGCTGTAATGGTGATTCCAGTTACAAGGCTATTTACAATTATACTTTTCTTCTTCTCCTGATTATCATCGGGAAAGAGATTATTACCAACAAAAATATTCCTAATTGTAAGGTAAAGTGACGCTCCAAAAAAGGCAATGAATTCTATAGCATATTCTGAAAATGAAGCATCATATACAAACTGTTTTACAAGTATTGACCCAATAAGAAATATCATAACCAGTAAAAAAGCTTCACTTGTTATTTTTCGTTTTTGTGCAGTTACCCTCTCATCTTGTATATTATTATTTTTCATACTTATTCCTCCCAAAATAATTCGATAGTGTTAACACTACCTTTGTTTTATTTATTTCAATCCTTGCTATTGCAAGGGTTTGTGCTATTTTAAACGTAAAAAAGCAATGACCCCCTCTTTTCTGATATAATTGTTGTAATCTACCCCAACAAAAATCTCCAAAAAGGAAGGTGTCATTGTGAGTACAATTATATCAATATTAGTTACATATAATCAACTATTACTTTCACAAATAAATCAATTACTTATTTTCATTGCGAAAAACATACCTTTAAAGGCTCCTAAATATGATATGACAAGCCCTAAATACAAGAAACTTACTGTAGATAAATTACCGATTATTAAGACCTTTGAACATCTTGATTACAATCAACTTTTAAATGAATACAAACTTGCTAATGGTAAAGATAAAAAGCCAGTAAATCCTCGTGGAAAGAACCCAGTAACACCTGATACTGTCTGCCCTCGCTTTGGTGCTCCGCACAACTACATCTACGATAACGCAGGTGGACGCGGGCAGCTTTGCTGCAAGGTTTGTGATTTGCATTTTAGTAAAAACAAAGTTGACTTCAAGACCGCACTCTTCATTTGTCCTTACTGCGGACATGCTCTAAGCAAAAAGAAAGACCGCAAGAACTTTTATGTCCATAAATGTGTTAATAAAAAATGTGATTTCTACCTAAACTCCCTTGCAAAACTTTCATTGAAAGATCTAGAAGAATACAAGAACGATAAGCACAAATTCAAGCTCCATTATATTTACCGCGAGTTTACTACTAATTATTTTAACGTTGATTTATCTTCTATGCCTAAAGGTGCCACTAGCCTCAAATTCAGAAACTTTTCTTCTCATGTAATGGGACTTTGCCTAACATACAACGTTAATTTAGGACTATCTACACGCCATACCGCACGTGCGCTTTGGGAAATTCACGGTGTTAAAATATCTCATGTCATGGTTAGTAGATATGCCATCACCGCTGCCGCTTTAGTTAAACCCTATGTCGATAATTATGACTATAAACCTACTAATTATCTTGCTGCTGATGAAACTTATACTAAAGTCAAAGGAAAGACTCAATATATCTGGCTCGTTATGGATGCCATTAAAAAATCAATTTTAGGATACCAAGCCTCATTTACCCGCGATACTGGACCTTGCATTTTAACTATGCGTATGGCTTTTGATAAGTTTAAAGAATTTCCTGGTAAGTCCCTTAAATTTATTGCTGATGGTTATACGGCATACAAGCTTGCGCAGCAACAGTTCAATCTTAATGGCTTTGACTTCGATGTAACTCAAGTAATTGGACTCACTAATAACGATTCTATTTCAACTGAATATCGCTGGGTTAAACAAATAATTGAACGACTTAACAGAACATTTAAATTCTCTTATAGGGTTACAAACGGCTTTGGTAGTGAGGAAGGTTCCAACACGCACTTGGCCTTATTTGTAGCATATTACAACTTTCTTCGACCGCACTCTTACGCTTACTTTGAACCATTAAACCCCATCCCTGAGCTTGAAAGAATTTCTACCATGCCAGGAAAATGGCAAAAGTTAATTGAACTCTCACAACAACTTATACTAAAAAATCAGGTTGTATAGACAAATCTATGATTTATCTATTGATCCAATGAATTTTTTCACCTATCAGCGGTTTTGTTAAAAAGAAACAGTCTGAAAAGGTGTATTCTTGTTGCTGTTTTTTAATTTTCGAGAGTAAATTTAAAGGTTCTGGTGAAAGAAAAAGTAACACTTCATTCTTTTAGAGCACATTTTCACTTTTCAAAGTGTAATTTAAATCTTAAAACTTTTAATCTGTTTTTTCATAGATTAGTTAACACTATCAATAATTCATTTAATGTTTTGCCAAGTGCTTTGCATATAGATATACAAAGGTTAAGAGTTGGATTATAATTTCCAGATTCAATCATACCAATTGTTTGTCTAGTAACCCCCACTGCCCTTGCTAAATCTTCTTGGTTCATATCGCATTCAATTCGAGCTATCTTCATACGTTTATTTTTCATATAAGCCCTCCTTATATAAAATGTAATATGATATATAAGACTTAATGTCAATTATACCTTGCATTTGTTTCTAAAATTTTATACCTGTGCTTGCTTAGGTAAATTTGCTTTTATAATTTCAATAACCTTATCGTAATCACTCTTTTTAATGAATCGTACTTTCTAACAAATTTTCACTATCACTTTTCTAATAACGAAACTAAACTCCCATGAACACATTCTGTCAGATAACAGTATGCACTTTTGTCTAACTTATAGTTTGTCTTTTTATAGTTATTTTTCACCAATACAGATATACGTGTATTTTGTTGCCTTATTCCAATTAATATTCTTAAAATTGCTTTCAATAAACATTTTTGTGATTTCAGATTCTGAATATATTCTCACATCACCATCATCGCTAAACTTAATAAAAACGTTCATAATTTGTCTGATTGGAGTAAATATCCATGCGTCACACAGGATAAATTTACCCTGTGGCTTTAACACCCTATAAACCTCATCTAAAGCTTTTAATGGATTAGGATAATGGTGAAATGATTACCTCATATAATTCTCAACTAATTCATAACATCTATCTTTTGTTATTTGTCCTAATGAGGAGACGTAAGTTAATGATTCCATTGTTCCACCTTCAAATTCTAAAGAATACTTTTTAGCTTCATTGTCTCTATAGGATATCCACTTAATCTGCTTTTCTGTTAACTGTTTCATATCACTAGGTGACATCTGTAATTTCAATTCAGTATAAATTTCGTTTAAAGCTTTATCCCACCTTTCATATCGCTTTCCTTCAGCTTCCTTCATTTCCGCTGTTGTTCTTAAATATTTCTCTTCTAAATCTGTGGATCCAGATTCAATATTATTTAATTTATTTATATATAGCTCTCTTTTATTTTTATGTACATCCACTTTTTCTTTTTCTGTAGTTTTTTGTTCAGTAACAGCTTTGTTTTTATCATCCTCTACAACCTTTTGTTCAGCAATGATCTTATTTTTTATTTCTTCATCTATCTGGACTTTTAGATTGTTAATATCATCTTTTATTGAGTATTCACTATACTGAGAGTTAATTCCTTTAAGTGCCTTTTCTGCTTCTTCCACTTTAGCTTGCTTCAAATATTCTTTAGATGCTAAGTAATCATTTATAATACTTTTCATAGTAGAAGCTTCTTGATTTTTGGAATCCTTATCTAAGGCTATGTCCAATGAAGCCAATGCCTTATCATATTCTTTGTTTTCCAATGCTTGTTTACCTTGGTTTATGGCTTCTTTAGAAAGGCTATTAGTACATCCCAATAATCCTAATGAAAAAACCATGAACAGGATCGATATTACTACTTTCTTCTTCATATGTAAGTCCCCCCCATATCTCTACGTCATTTTGTATATTCTTTACATCAAACTCAGAAACCTCACTTTAACTAAATTCTCCTTTAAATATTTAATACAACTTAAAACTTCTACCTAATTATGATAACAATTATCCATAGCAATAAGTATTGCAATAGCTAGTTTGTCTTCATGGTCTTCGTATACACAAATTTCATAAATATCTTGTAATGATAAAGTCTTTTTTGAAATCTGAGCTATTTCAACACCATCTTTAGTAATAGAAAAATTTTTAGCCAAAATATCGCCTTTAATTAAATAATTACTGCACCTAGCATTTATGTACATTTTAGGTACAAATAAATTTTTATTTTGATTTACTGAAATAGTATCCCCTTCGATTATGATATCATATCTTTTCCATAGAAATCCTGGTTTTCGCTTGATTATAAATTGCTTTTCACCTTCTAAATTATTTACTTGTAATATATGTCCTATAGAAAATAGACTTCCAAATATTCTTTCAAAAGTTACAGTTGATGAAGAACCAGTAACTTGTAGTACCGGTTTTTCATTAATATCATATATCATATACTTATCCTTAAATGAAAGTTTTTGCTTAATATAATAAATATTCACATAAGTTTACCTCCTAATATTTTAATTACAATATAAATAGCCCCATATTAGTTTACTTAAATGCATAACTTTCCAAAGCTATAACCCATTGTTTTCTATATAATTCAATAGCTGAGCAATTATCAACTAAAACAGTTAAATCAATATATTTTGCATTAACTGATTTGCACCACCTTTTAAATTCTTCTATAAATGCTGTTCCTATTCCAGGTCCTCTGTTTTTATCTTTTACGTACATGGCATCAAGCGTTATAAAAGAAACTCCTACTTCACTACTCTACGTAGGAGTAAGTTTCACTATCTAAATCAAAGATTTAGAGCGTCACTTAAATTAATCTATTTACCTTAATAAATATTTGATATTTAATCACTTAATAATTTATAAACCTTATTTATAGACTCCCCATCTTCAAAGTTATCTGATATCTTGAACATTAATTCTGACACCCCTGATTCTTTAAATACTTCTTTAAACTTATATTTATCGTTAATCATAACCTGTTTTATTTCAAGAAGTAACCCAGGTAGACTAGAAGACCATTCATCTGAAGTAAAACCATTCTTGTCACTTAAAACAATATACGCTTGCTGTGCAGTAACAATACTTGCATATTTCCTAGCATAAAGAACCTCATCATTTGTATTAGCCAAAGTACTAGCAAATTCTTGGACATTATTTCTCACTATATTAGTTAATTGTTTTTTATAAGCATTTATCTTATTATGTTGGTAAAAATTATAACTACATGAAAGGATGATAATACCCCCAACTAAAGTATAAATAAACTTTTTATATTTTAAATTCATTACATATCCTCCCTTTAAAATTACTTAAAATATAGGGTTTAATTTCAAGTAGGCTAATTTTATCTGATTCTTTTAAATCATCTTCATAATTTATGAAAACTACGCATTATTTAATTTCTGCAAAAATTTCATGTATATTTCCATCTGGGTCTGCAAATAGTGCTGTTCTTTGATTCCAAGGCATATCTTGTGGTTCATGAATAGAAATTGCTCCTTTAGAGATTAACTTCTTAAATGATTCATCAACATCTTTAGGATTTCCACATGAAAAAGCAAGTTCAAAGCCCTGTCCAAATGACTCCTTCCTATATTCACCACTATACACATACATAACATCTCTCATAGAAATAGCAAATCTTACTACATGGTTTTCAAATTCAACATAATTACCAAGGTCATTTTTTAAGCACCGCCTGAAGATCATTTTTATTAATACTAACTATTTAATTGAGATAAATAAGCCGCATTCTTTTTCAATGTTGATTGCACCATCTTCTTTTCTTATATCTTCAAAATAATCAAATAATCCATCAAGCTCTTTTTCTGAATAACTTGCTATGGATATAGTAGGTTTTATCCAATCAACTAAATCTTGTGTTTCTGTAATTGATAATGAATCTTCAAAGTCCATCCTTTTCACTGCTGAAAAATAGCCATTTAGTATTTTATATCCATTTTGTAGATTAAAAGAAAGTTCCTGTGTGAATGCTTTTGTATCCCCATCGTGATTAAAATGCTTTAAGGCATTATGTAAAAAAGGTCGCATCCCACCATTCCCATTAGTAGTTGAATAGAATTTTCCGTCAGTCTTAAGCACGCGTTTTACTTCGGATAATGCTTTTGACAAGTCAGGAATATGGTATAGCATATGATTAGCAATAATAATATCAAAGGTTTCATCTGGAAAAGTAATATTTTGTATATCGATTTGTTGAAATGAAATATTGTTACATTTGGAATAATTTGTTCTAACTATATCTACCATACCTTTAGAAAAATCTGATAGGGTTAAACTACAACATTTAGGTAGATTTTCAATCTGATCTTGCCATTGCCCACCATTTCCACAACCAAGTTCTAATATGCGACAGTTCTCAGGAAACTCGTATTTATCAAATAACCAAGGCACAAATCCTTGCTTATTTGTGCTGTGTTTTAAATGCAATTTAGTTCTTACAGACAAATTTTTATCATTAGAATATTGCTGTTTTACATTTTCTATTTTATCCATAGTAGACATTTCGTTTACCTCCCATAATATAAATGATTTAATTTTACAATTTAACTTAGTTTTATATTAGGCTTTGCTCACTTAATAGAAGGTTCTTCAGAAATTATACAATTTAGATTTATTTTTCCTATAAAATCTATACTTGATATACTACTTTAAAATCTTCAAAAACCACTGGCATATCATCTATAAATTCATATCCAAGTTCATTTCCTTCTTCCTTAAAAAAATGAATATGTCCTAAACGCCAAGATTCCAATGTATCATCCTCTCCCTCACGCTTACAAATATCATAAGTAATATCTGAAAACGGGATAATTGCTACCTCAATTGTTTCAATAACACATCGTGGTACCCCTTCCCAATCAGTGATAATACTTAAATCACCAATCTTAGGTATACGCTCACCTTCAATTTCATACCCCCATAAACTACTTGCTGTAGCCTTCTTTTGCCCAATTAAAACCAATCGCAATAATTCATTTGCCAATCTTTCTGTTAATTCAAAATGAAATGCCTCTAAGTACTTTGTTGTTTCATGTCTTTTGGTTTCCATTAAAAAGGTTTTCCAAAATGTATCAATTTCTTCTTGTGAATAGCTTTTATTTCCCATTACTGTTACCCTCCTGAAGTTTTATAATGGTAATATTGCACCGTGCAATATATAATAATCTGAACACTTCTCACATAATTTCTCAACGATATTATTGTTCTCTTTGGAAAGATATTTAATCTTATATCCATTTATTAAATTAATATCTTGCATTATAAAATTCCTCTAATAGAAAATTAACAAACAATTTGTTTTCAGCACAAAACCATTGTCTTGTTGATTGAATAATACTTATATACTCTCTTTTATTCACTAGTTTCTAACCTTTTTAACTCATTTAATATACTAATAAACTCTTTGTTTTCTCTTATAACATCATAAATTGGTTCCTCAAATATTTTAGAAATGTTTTCATATAAGTTCAAGGTTAGTGTTCTCTTTGCAACTGTTACTTCATTAAAACACCAGATATTATTTATGTTTTTTCCAAAATCATTAATATCATTTGTCCTAATATTATCCATCATTAATTTCAATGTTTCTAATACTTTATTGTATTTACTTGATTTAAGATAAACTTCTACTAATCTAAGATATTCTGACATTAATATCAAACTTGCATCTTCATCTTTTGATATGATTTTTTTAGCATCAAGAGCTAATTTTTGATATTTTTCTGCCATCCCATAATCCTTCTCATGTTTTTCATAAGACGTAGTTAATCCCATACAAGCCATTGATATCTCATGGATGCACTTGTATAATTTACCTTGTAGCAACCTTCTTGCTTCCTTATAATTTTCTTGTTTTATATATATACTTGAAAGTATATCATTCGGCTCACACTGACTTTTATGAATTCTATTCAAAGCCTCTATAGCCTTGTCGTACTCATTTAATTCTGCATAAATAGCTCCTAATTGAAACAATGCTACTTCTACTAATTCTATTTTAGTGCAATTTACAGACACGTCTTCAAAAAGTTTAGTAGCATAACTAAGCATGTCATTACCATTCATCTCATCCCCAGCTCGCCATGAATAGGCAAAAAATAAAAATCCTATTCTAAGATTCAAAAGATAACTATTTGAGTGGGTCAATACATTATTTTCACTTACTTCAATAGCTTTTTCTAAATTATACTTATTACTAAAAAGTGCTTCACACTCACTATAAATCTTCATAACTTCTTCATCCGACAATTCAATTTTAAAATTTAACAGCTTATCAATTGTTACATTAAAAAATGTAGCAAGTCCTGTCAATAAAGTTATATCTGGATATGAAATTCCACTTTCCTACTTTGAAACAGCAGCTGCAGAAATTCCTATGAAATCTGCTAATTCTTCTTGTGTTACTCCTTTTTCCTTTCTTAAATTATATATAACTTCACCTATTTTTAATTTTTCCAACTTAATCACTCCATAATTATTAGTATAAGATCTTACACATTAAGTATATCTTGATTTACCCTTATTACCAATGGATGCGTAGTTGGTAATGCTAAGTTAGACTTAACCTACAGTTAAGTTTAACCTTAACTTCATTCTAAAATATTTTTTACGACTATAAATAATCTTTACAATGTTTGTCCTTTCACAATAAGTAAAGCATAAATATTTTTTACTGTGCTATTTTTAACTATGTGATGCAACATAAGAAGATTGTGAATTAGATTATCTTCATAATTATTCTCTTAATCCTATCTTGTTTTTCATATATTTACAGTATTCTAATGCAAGTGAATGATTCAGTATCATATCTTGGTCTGAAGAATAACATGCAAGGGCTTCTTTTATTAATCCTTGATATATCCCATCAATATTTTTTATCCCCCATTCTCCACCTTCCTTTTTAGAAAGTACAAGTTTGTCTTTTTCATACGCCAAAACTCTGCAAAGATTCAAAATAATATAAATAGGATTATCTATTACTTCATCTTGTGAATCGCTAATATCACTCTTAATACTATCAAAATATGTT
It includes:
- a CDS encoding DUF6773 family protein; amino-acid sequence: MKNNNIQDERVTAQKRKITSEAFLLVMIFLIGSILVKQFVYDASFSEYAIEFIAFFGASLYLTIRNIFVGNNLFPDDNQEKKKSIIVNSLVTGITITAVTAFLHFKELGNSDGIIITLVSAFVISTLVSFVLYFCLNILNKRRIAKLENRFDDEIKKV
- a CDS encoding class I SAM-dependent methyltransferase, with translation MSTMDKIENVKQQYSNDKNLSVRTKLHLKHSTNKQGFVPWLFDKYEFPENCRILELGCGNGGQWQDQIENLPKCCSLTLSDFSKGMVDIVRTNYSKCNNISFQQIDIQNITFPDETFDIIIANHMLYHIPDLSKALSEVKRVLKTDGKFYSTTNGNGGMRPFLHNALKHFNHDGDTKAFTQELSFNLQNGYKILNGYFSAVKRMDFEDSLSITETQDLVDWIKPTISIASYSEKELDGLFDYFEDIRKEDGAINIEKECGLFISIK
- a CDS encoding lysozyme inhibitor LprI family protein, which produces MKKKVVISILFMVFSLGLLGCTNSLSKEAINQGKQALENKEYDKALASLDIALDKDSKNQEASTMKSIINDYLASKEYLKQAKVEEAEKALKGINSQYSEYSIKDDINNLKVQIDEEIKNKIIAEQKVVEDDKNKAVTEQKTTEKEKVDVHKNKRELYINKLNNIESGSTDLEEKYLRTTAEMKEAEGKRYERWDKALNEIYTELKLQMSPSDMKQLTEKQIKWISYRDNEAKKYSLEFEGGTMESLTYVSSLGQITKDRCYELVENYMR
- a CDS encoding DDE-type integrase/transposase/recombinase, producing the protein MSTIISILVTYNQLLLSQINQLLIFIAKNIPLKAPKYDMTSPKYKKLTVDKLPIIKTFEHLDYNQLLNEYKLANGKDKKPVNPRGKNPVTPDTVCPRFGAPHNYIYDNAGGRGQLCCKVCDLHFSKNKVDFKTALFICPYCGHALSKKKDRKNFYVHKCVNKKCDFYLNSLAKLSLKDLEEYKNDKHKFKLHYIYREFTTNYFNVDLSSMPKGATSLKFRNFSSHVMGLCLTYNVNLGLSTRHTARALWEIHGVKISHVMVSRYAITAAALVKPYVDNYDYKPTNYLAADETYTKVKGKTQYIWLVMDAIKKSILGYQASFTRDTGPCILTMRMAFDKFKEFPGKSLKFIADGYTAYKLAQQQFNLNGFDFDVTQVIGLTNNDSISTEYRWVKQIIERLNRTFKFSYRVTNGFGSEEGSNTHLALFVAYYNFLRPHSYAYFEPLNPIPELERISTMPGKWQKLIELSQQLILKNQVV
- a CDS encoding GNAT family N-acetyltransferase, whose amino-acid sequence is MTLDAMYVKDKNRGPGIGTAFIEEFKRWCKSVNAKYIDLTVLVDNCSAIELYRKQWVIALESYAFK
- a CDS encoding helix-turn-helix domain-containing protein, which produces MEKLKIGEVIYNLRKEKGVTQEELADFIGISAAAVSK
- a CDS encoding tetratricopeptide repeat protein; this translates as MKIYSECEALFSNKYNLEKAIEVSENNVLTHSNSYLLNLRIGFLFFAYSWRAGDEMNGNDMLSYATKLFEDVSVNCTKIELVEVALFQLGAIYAELNEYDKAIEALNRIHKSQCEPNDILSSIYIKQENYKEARRLLQGKLYKCIHEISMACMGLTTSYEKHEKDYGMAEKYQKLALDAKKIISKDEDASLILMSEYLRLVEVYLKSSKYNKVLETLKLMMDNIRTNDINDFGKNINNIWCFNEVTVAKRTLTLNLYENISKIFEEPIYDVIRENKEFISILNELKRLETSE
- a CDS encoding VOC family protein codes for the protein MIFRRCLKNDLGNYVEFENHVVRFAISMRDVMYVYSGEYRKESFGQGFELAFSCGNPKDVDESFKKLISKGAISIHEPQDMPWNQRTALFADPDGNIHEIFAEIK
- a CDS encoding LURP-one-related/scramblase family protein, translating into MNIYYIKQKLSFKDKYMIYDINEKPVLQVTGSSSTVTFERIFGSLFSIGHILQVNNLEGEKQFIIKRKPGFLWKRYDIIIEGDTISVNQNKNLFVPKMYINARCSNYLIKGDILAKNFSITKDGVEIAQISKKTLSLQDIYEICVYEDHEDKLAIAILIAMDNCYHN
- a CDS encoding ASCH domain-containing protein — encoded protein: MGNKSYSQEEIDTFWKTFLMETKRHETTKYLEAFHFELTERLANELLRLVLIGQKKATASSLWGYEIEGERIPKIGDLSIITDWEGVPRCVIETIEVAIIPFSDITYDICKREGEDDTLESWRLGHIHFFKEEGNELGYEFIDDMPVVFEDFKVVYQV
- a CDS encoding helix-turn-helix transcriptional regulator — protein: MKNKRMKIARIECDMNQEDLARAVGVTRQTIGMIESGNYNPTLNLCISICKALGKTLNELLIVLTNL